The window CACCCATTTCCTCAAGATCCAACATCTCTTCTTCAGCAGGTTGAATTTCCTtcctttcttccatttccatttcAGAATCCAAAACCCAGGACAGCCCATTTCCCTGCAAAAGTTCATCTTTGACAAACAAGTTGTCACTAAATGAAACATTTTCATGAGGAAAAATATTACTTGGTTGGAATTCATTCCCATCACATATTGAGGTCAATGTGGAAACATTTGTAGTTGCTTCGGCCAAATGTGTTTGGCCCGCACCTTCATCATTACTTTTCATAATAGAACAAGTTTCAGTGGATGGAGAATTCTCCTTAGGCTCTTCAGATTCAGGTTTAACAGGATGAAAGCTAGGCTGGGGAGCTTCCTGTGGTTGCCCCTGAATTGCTCCAGCCTCCCCCTGAGACTTCTTTCTAGAATCCACGCATTTATCTTGCTGCTGGTTAACCAATTCCAATGCAGCCTCTAACGATTCCCTCATCTTGGACCTTACAGAATCAAATGATTCATTTTGAAGCTTTCGAGTTGGTTGTATCCGCGGTGTTTGATTCTTTTGACTAGAAGACCGCTGAGACCCGGACCTACCAGAAAAGGATTCCATCTTTACCATTTTCTTATTCGGCACTGGTGAATGAGGAGATCCTGGCACATTCTGCACAGCCTCCATGGACTCCAGCTTTACCATTTTCTTATTTGCCGCTGGCAAACGAGGTGATCCTGGAGCATTGTGCACAGATCCCATTTCTACAGCTCTCCTGTTTGATACAGGCCCTTGCTGCAGCCATGGTCTATGTTCCATATATGCCACACGCTTGTTTGGCATTGACAACTGAGGTGTCTCTGGATTATTAGTCATGGGTTCCAATGTCGCCTTTCGCTTAATTGATGACAACTGATGTGAATTGTTGGCCAATGATCCAAGCTCTCCCAGTTGATTGCTAGGTGTTGAAATTTTCTGTGAACCAAGATTCCCATTCGCATTAGCAATGTGTCCCATTTGGAAGTATGACATTGATAAGCCATGTGACCCAGGATTGTCAGGCACAGGATCCAGCATCAGTTCCATTTGCTGATTTGATACTGAAAGGTTCTGTGACTCGGGGTTACTAGATACAGAGCTCATCCCTGCCATTTGAAATTCTGGCATTGATGAGTCCATACCTTTCAAAATGGGGTCCATCTGAGGCATTTCCATGCTTGATATTGGCAACCGTGGTGACAGAAGATTGTTTGACATGCTAGATCAGAACATCAAGTTTCCTGACACTCCCAGTTCGCTCCTAGTCTTCAAGAGGTGCAACTCCAAAAAGAAACATATAAACTGCGATAGAAGAGAAAGAAACTGATCAGAACATGTTCTCCCTTTAACAACGAAAAACGAACAAAGAAAATACAACAAAACTCAGTACATTAAATTCACAGCGATTTAGACCTCAACAATATATAGAACAATACAAAGGGAGAGCAAAGACCAAAAGGGAACTAGTGCATCTAATCATTAGGTACATATGCAAGAATTCAAGGGCGAAAACCAGAAATAAAAGAACACAAACCCAATACATAACAACCATTTAGGGTACCTAGGGGACTCTATTTTCAAACACAAATTTCCTAATATTGGGCAGTTAATAACACAGATAAAACAGGTAAGCTACTTGTAGCGCCAATATTGAAAGGCTTAATGGGTTTCAAGTCTACCAAATAGAGACGGCTCATTGAAGTTCAAGCCTTGTAGTACAATTCTCAGGGACACGACCAGAAACATAAGAGGTTTCTAAGCAAAAACATTAACTCAAATAATTACATCATTCTGTATCAAATCTTTGAGACTTCCATTCTGTACCCAGTACTCGCAACTCACAACTCAAAACGAACAATAGACGTTTAGAACTGGTTAGCACTTTCCTAACCAGTACCTAAACCAAATGATGATGGAAGTTGAATTTCATCTCTCAACGAAACTTCATGTTGAGCTATCGATTGTGTATGATAAAACCCTTtttaaactaacttaaaaaatagTATAAGAAAACTTTCTTTGAGTTTTAGATATCCTCCGAACTTAAAAGTAtatcaaattaattatttacttGTATTCCCCAATTGTTGCATTCGCCTTTGAACCCACAATAACATGGCTGGGGAATCTGGGCAGCTCAGTAGACAATCATGCTTTTTCACATTAAAATTCTGAATTCCAAAAACATTCAATTTATTAAGCTGGGATTACTAGTTGCACAAGCTCTCTCTGTTCTCTTGGGGGCCTAAGCACAGGCAACGATCAACGGGGGTGGAAGCCCCTTTACAACCGGTGAAGCCGAAACAATCAAAAATCCACTGGAGAAAGACAAGTATTTCAAGCCAGTCGAAAGAAAAAATCTGGCAGCAGCAAGACCAACCCTATACCAGTTTAGGCAGGTCTTTTAGCACTCTAGTTTCCCGTGAATCAACACCTTGTGGGCCGCATCGATTGAGCATTGAACTGGTGTTGATTTCTTCATCACAGGGTACAATAACCCTCAAGGAAATTCTTCATTTTTGCTATAGCAAGTCCACCATTGAGGGCCCAGAGCTTCTCAAATATTGGCAAAGCAGCACCCAACATTGCATACAAAAACTGCCCAACCAGTAAATCCACCAGCTTAAGGTAATCTCTTTTGTCacatattcaaaaaaaaaaaacaaacaaattaaaaagagaaggaagaagaatctACAATACACCAACTCTTTTCCCTCTACGGAACAAGAGTATGCACAATCGACTCTTCTGGGAAAATCTACGAAAACTTGCTCAAGAAGCATAGATTGTTCTTCGACAAAACATATTACATAGTACATACATAAAGGGGTCCTTTTTTATGGAAGAAAAACGTGTCTTAACATACCAAAGTCGTCAATCTTCATAAAACTACTacccaaaaaccctaattttaaacACACCAGCAAACACAATTCAACTAGACTCGACCCGAATGcgaagaaaaacacaaaaaaattaataaacatacgtaaaaacaaaaacaaaataaaactaaacgGTAATTATCTCATTCAccaacataaaaactaaacacTGAATCAACCCACATcaatccaaattcaaaaaaccctaatttcaaaaCCAACAGCAAAACCAGCATGAAATGactaaaatcaaatcaaaacgacCGCAATCGCATCCAGAAACACAAAATCCAATCAGAAATTACCACCAATCTAATCTAGACCGTATACTTACATGAACAAAATGGAACGGCGGTCGGAGAAACTGATCGGCGATTGGGCGGGGAAGCTTTGTGCGAGCTGAGCTGAGGAGGAGAGTCGGGTGGAGTGGTGAGGATTAGGTTTTGGGTGGGTCTGGAAGATTCGCCAGAGCGGAAaatagaaaaccctaattatataaaaagaaaataaaaatctgaatGGGACGAGTCGAGGAGATCGTATATATATCGAGTTGGAGCGCCGAAGAGCGGTTCTGTAGATTACAGGTGAGCTGCCACGTGTGGTACCCGCCATCTGGATCCATGGCCCACTTTAGAAAACGTTCTCACTCATCGTGAGAAcattagagcatcttcaaaggagatgtcaaattttaaacatcaaaataataattgataGCTTATGTAGCAATTTAACATTTTGTATGATATTTTGCTCTACGCGATAcgttaaataataatgtcatttaataAACATTTTATCTTTTTGTAGAGTCCAATAATTAaggcaaccaatcaaatatttcaaaaatataacaatatttattatatatattatattaatctattaaaatatcatttaataaatttgacatcttctGTCAAATTTAACAGCAAAAAACTTTGTCTTCAAATGACTCAGCACCACCTAAGAAATTAAAGGCTCGATTAGAGAGAGTTTGCTGCCATTTTTTACTGTTGTATGCCTACGTGGCaattttgacatcttctttggagATACTCTTAGGCCTAACAATATATTACACGACATGTTAACTCTATACGAAAATAACGAGTTTTGGATCAACCTGTCAACGAGTTTGATTGTTATCAAGTAACTTGGTAAAAACACGTTAAAGTGTACGGTCATTAGCGGGTCACCTGTTAAGAGTCtgataaaatattatttgtcaAATCTAGACATTTTGCATGTCAATTTTTTGCATAACCCTTTAACCTGACGTGAAACGATATAACCTGTTAACAATTAGGTCGTTATGGGTCACATGTTAACAAACTTTTTAGGATAACAAATATGACAAGAAAACAATACAAACATGACAAAGACAACCATTTTGCCAAGCCTTGTGACCATTGGATATATGGAAGGGAAAAAAACAACCATTTTACACAAAATTATACTGAGGGCGATCTTAAACCAACAAGTCTCTCTGCTTTGTGGAGGTGGGCTGAAGATGTCTATTGTACGCAGTCTTACCTTTATTTTGCTACTTTTGTAAAGAGGTTGTTTTCACGACTCGACCCCGTGACCTTTTGGGCAGCAAGGTGCAACAAAATTGTGGTAGTTTCGGTACATATTTGAGAAGTTGAAGCACCATGATGACACGTTCTGGTTCATGTTTGCAAGTGTGGTTTTCACATCAACTGGTATATGTTTTTCACTCCAGTCATGTTATCAATTTAAGAATAACTAGGCAAACAAGTATaaggtacaaattaaaattaaagtcacACAATCTATTTCATCTAGTAAGAGTGTGAAATGCGTCCCACCTTTAGTTTTGTCGTATTTTTCGTGAATTCAACTTTATAGCAGGTATTATCCTCGACTTTTTACTATGTTAAATTGTGGTAGCTCTGGTACAAATTTGAGAAGTTGAAGCAAGGTGCAACAAAATTGTGGTAGTTCCAGTACAAATTTGAGAAGTTGAAGCACCATGATGACacgttttggttcatgtttgcAAGTGTGATTTTCACATCAACTGGTATATGTGTTTCACTCCAGTCATGTTATCAATTTAAGAATAATTAGGCAAACAAGTATAAGGTGCAAATTGAtatgattttaaattaaagtCACACGATCTATTTCATCTAGTAAGAGTGTGCGATGTGTCCCACCTTCAGTTTTGTCGTATTTTTCGTGAATTCAACTTTATAGCAGATACTATCCTCGACTTTTTACTATTTTAAATTGGGGCAAATGTGAGGTAAAGTATTGTACCCACCCTCTTTTCATTTGATTTCGAAACTCCCTCCTCACAAACTAAAATGGTTTATAACAAAATATCccattgtcaaaaaaaaaaaaaaaaaaaaaaaaaaactttgttaaGGTGGGATAAGATGCCATCGTGGTTTCGTTTACccattaaagaaaaagaagccaCCGAAAGAGAAAAGAGGTAGAAAGCCCCATCAGTGCTTGATCTCtacactttattttttattagagaAGTATTattggcatttcaaaaatctgaGTTTACTctcttcacaagtgtatttttatttctaaatatagaaagtttggagggtagaatgagaaattttaagtgtcaataacaattcccttttattattctaaattacACTAAGAAGAGAGAGACGGTTTGAACTCGGAATGCAATTGATTAAAGAAGAAACATTCACCATTTACAAAATTCTTGGATCTCTATCCTCATGCACGCAGATCTTGACCTCTATCATAAACGTGCACTGATATGCAACCGTTTCATGCAAGTTGTTCTCGTCCAACTTAAATATCCATTTGGTCTAATGACTATTTGCAATGACATTCACCTGTCTTTTTGCTCTCATGTTTATCTCATTTGATACATACAATTAAAGTTTGATAAGGACTTGCCAAGTCAATTTTCTACAACAGAACATGTCAAAGTTTCAGCCGCTCAAAGGGATAAACAActggaggagaagaaaaggagaatgtatatataaacaagAATCCATCTATCATTATCTAACTAAAAATCTCGGAACCTCTGATCTTTACATCCATCTGtccttgaaagaaaaaaaatcatttttgctTACAACGACGTCGTAGTAAACTGTCTGTATATCCACCTAGCTCTTATCACCCaagataaaaagttaaaaagaatGGGAAAGGTTGAGAACATGGAGAATCATCCGTCCATCTTAAAACAGAATTCTAGCATCGACGTAGTCCAAGCTACAAAGGAGAAGGTAGCTCACTGCCTAAAACACGGTGTTGGCCACTTCATTGCCCACCCGTTGCTGAATGCTGCTATTGATTGCGGAGAGGGAGGCCAAAAGGCTCTCACCAACCTCGCTCTTGCAAAGGGGACATGATGCATTGATCTTTAACCACTTATCCACGCACTCCTTGTGGAAAAAATGAGAGCATGGCAACTCTCTCAGCTCGTCGTTGTTTGAGTATTTAGCCAAGCAGATGCAACAAACCTGTTCAATTTTACGACATAATCAGTAATTATCAAGTATATTAACAGGCAAGCAGATATGGAAAAATCTAGAATCAAACCACCGTCAACCTAAGTCGTCACTTGTCACTAGAAAGAGTTTCAAGCATTTAAAATCCAGTCACCAAATTGATCAGGATCTTGGCTGACTGGATAAAACAGCAGTACACTCAAGTGAATATGAGAGGAAGCAGGTTTCAAATGGCATGTTATGTTATGCCAAATGTGGGAGGAAGATTTGTAATCACCAAGCTAGTAATATCATGCATTCATTACTCAATTATCACACAAGTACTAATCCGGCAGGCATAAGACCTAGATTATATTATGACAAAAAGTAATATGCTAAACTCGCCGGATAAAACATACCGCATCCTCTCCAGAGATTGCACGCTCCTTCTCAGTTCCTACAGCCACAACACCACCTTCAGTGGCACCTGAGCTGCCGCCATCTCTGTTATCgccatttttgtttttctttatcttgAACTTGTATGTTGGCAGAGAATTAATTGATTCAGGTGTGGCTCCTCGTGCCTGTGCCAGGTCTTCTCGAAACCCAAGGACTGATATAATGCAAGGAAGACAACAGCAGATTGTTGCACATAAAATGAAAGGCATGGCGTATCCAATACAGCTGAATGTAAGAAATACTATACATAACCTGCACACAGAAAACATGGTATGATGTCCCCCACTCTCAACTGCAATGAAATGGTTTACGTAGAACAACTAATCAAATTGGCAAAAGTACCTGTACAGGTTAGGAGCGTCAGCTGCAGATGAGTGCCCACCAAAAATCCAAACATTGCCAACGACAAACCAAACCGCAAAGAAACAATCCAATGCCATCTTGAAGTATTCCACAAGTACCTTGATTCTGTAAATGAAAAATGACGTCATGTATCAGACAACTTTTCAAGTACTAAGTTCCaacttgcaagttgcaactCAAGTTACTTTCTTAAGATAAGGCACATAGGCTAAAAAACATaagtgatttcataaattgaacAAGATTATAATACACCTGCTAAAGTAGAGAACTTGAATGGAAAAACTGAAACGTAATTGCCACATTGAATATAGGATTATactaaattgaacaaaattCATCAGTCTTTTAGAATTTGCCAATAATAACCACCCTGGAAGATCtagaaattaatttaaattgacaCAGACCAAATGGATTTGGCTCAACAAATAGGTATCTTTCATGGACAAAATagaattaccaaaaaaaaagcaCCCGTCAATGGACAGCTACATTGGAACATCGGTAATACGTTGTAAACTCGTAATAAagagaagggaaaagaaaattCCAGATACCAATACACTGTCACAGAAAGGGCcagtttgataaccattttgtcTTAGCCTGCAGCTGTGTTGTGTAACTTCAACATGAGCGATTACAGAATCTTAAACTATGCACACTACAGAGGGTTTTCCTCTCTAAAAGGTTTAATGAATCTCTTACGGGTTGGGAAAGGTGGTTGAGTAGATGTGCATAAACCACTGACTGTTTTAACTTCCATAGTGTATAGCCACAGCTCATAAAATAGTCTACTGGAATGCCAAGAAACATGCTATGTCCATAATATCAAGTCAAAATGGAGCTTCAATCTTCGTCAATAAAACAAACTATTTTAAATATGATCAGTCGTCATCAGGCAACTTAGAAAGAGCATCCAAATGGAAAAACAGCAACAGAAACATACCTTCTGCTCTGTACTGCGGAACTTTGACTGCTTCTAGAAGATGCAGTG of the Pyrus communis chromosome 1, drPyrComm1.1, whole genome shotgun sequence genome contains:
- the LOC137716753 gene encoding E3 ubiquitin-protein ligase At1g63170 yields the protein MDQSRPEDMNHTQHIIEIPGSSDASPSSMPHGRSLNNSNASQQEDRPSTSPRGPAFQPSIFSSNGPNSRNTSMVRRGETRRRRSPLNSGLWISIELVLTVSQIVASIVVLSLSRHEHPHTPLFAWIIGYASGCVAILPLLYWRYRHRNQAAEQESAQARQNSQVNVPARPFSFSLSRASEGEDLQTGTASSRSSQSSAVQSRRIKVLVEYFKMALDCFFAVWFVVGNVWIFGGHSSAADAPNLYRLCIVFLTFSCIGYAMPFILCATICCCLPCIISVLGFREDLAQARGATPESINSLPTYKFKIKKNKNGDNRDGGSSGATEGGVVAVGTEKERAISGEDAVCCICLAKYSNNDELRELPCSHFFHKECVDKWLKINASCPLCKSEVGESLLASLSAINSSIQQRVGNEVANTVF